The nucleotide sequence TAAAAATAATCTTACGATAAACAACGGTTCTAGTGACGGGCTCGAGATCGACATGGGGGTAATTACCACCAAAGGCGTAGTGGGTATCATTAACAGCACATCAAAGAATTATGCCACCGTTCAATCCATTTTAAATACAAACAGTCAGTTAAACGCCAAACTTAAAAATTCGAATCATTTTGGAACGCTTACCTGGGATACCAAGGATCCAAATGTTGTTCAACTTATTGAAATTCCCAGACAAGCTACTCTTGTAGTAGGCGACACTATAATCACAGGTGGTAAATCCACCATATTTCCTTCCGGAATTTTAATAGGCAGTATAGAAAAATTTAAACTGGGGAAAGATGATAGTTACGATATCGATGTGCGATTGTTCAACGATATGACAGATCTAAATTATGTGTATATTATTGAAAATCAGGATGCGGCCGAAATATTAAAACTGGAAAAGGAAATGAACGATGCAGAACAGTGAGATCCTAGTAAATAGTGTACGGTTTATTCTTTTGGTATTACTACAGGTATTACTGCTTAACCATATCAATTTCCTGGGTTTTGTAAACCCGTTTATCTATATCATCTTTATACTGTTGTTTCCATTTAACGGCAGTAAGTCATTACTCATATTTTTGAGTTTTTTACTGGGTTTAAGTGTTGATTTCTTTGGGGACTCCGGTGGGGTTCACGCCGCCGCATGTGTTTTTATTGGCTATATACGCCCTTTACTATTAAAATTTGCTTTTGGAGTGAGTTATGAATACAACATGGTAAAGATCAATAAAGTTCCATTGGGTGAACGACTTACCTACATAAGCACTATGGTGCTCTTGCACCACATCATTTTATTTTCACTAGAAATTTTTAACCTTTCGCATATATTATTAATCCTAAAATCCACGTTATTTTCAGGTATATTCAGTATACTATTGATCATGTTTACGCTAATATTATTTAGCAGGAAATCCTAATGAGAAAATTATTACTTCTTTCTATTGTTCTAATTACCGGAGTTGTCTTTGCGGGAAGATTGTTCTATTTGCAGGTTTACGATACATCGTTCGAAAAGCTTTCAGAAAATAATGCCATTAAAGTGGAATACGATTATCCGCAGCGCGGATACATATACGACCGTAACGGGAAGCTACTGGTTTCCAATCAGCCGTCTTACGACGTAATGGTGATTCCCAGGGATGTAAACCCATTAGATACTCTCGAATTCTGCAAATTGCTGAAGATCAGCAAAGAGGATTTTATTTCTATTTTGAACAAGGCCACGGTCTATTCACCACGATTGCCTTCGGTAGTGATTCCGCAGTTAACTAAAGAGGAATACGCCTACCTGTCTGAAAAAATGTTTAAATACGATGGGTTTTATATTCAGAAACGATCGTTGCGGGATTATCAAGTAGATCATTCTGCCAATGTGTTAGGGTATATTGCTGAAGTAAATAATGCCATCATTAACAAAAACCCATACTACCAAATGGGAGATCTCATCGGGATGCAGGGAGTGGAGCGTGAATATGAAGAGGTGCTGCGAGGGATAAAAGGAGTGAAGTATATACAAAAGGATCGATTTAACAGGGATATCGGACCCTATAAGGAGGGAATCTTCGACACCCTTCCCGAACGAGGGAAGGACATAACACTTACTATAGATTCCGATTTACAGGAATACGGGGAAGCATTAATGATCAACAAGCGTGGTGGAATTGTAGCGATCGAACCGGCTACCGGAGAAATTCTATCTCTGGTCACAGCACCAAATTACGATCCTGCATTATTGGTTGGCAGAGAACGATCCAAAAATTTTACAAAGCTTTGGTATGATACTATTGCCAAACCCTTATTTGACAGAGGATTGCAAGGTGAATATCCTCCCGGCTCTCCCTTTAAAACGTTAACCGCGCTTATCGGCCTTCAGGAAGAAGTGGTCGACACCAAAGAAACGGTATCCTGTTATGGCGGATATGTCTACGGACGAGGCCGAAAACTGGGTTGTCACCATCATTATAGTCCTTTATCCATGGTAGGCGGAATTGCCAATTCCTGCAATGCCTATTTTTGTACCGTTTACAGAAGGATCATTGAAAAATATCCGAGTCCGCAGGAAGGTATCGACAACTGGAGAAACCACTTGCTCAGTTTCGGTCTTGGAGACTTTATGGGTTATGACCTTCCCAGTGGTCGTCCCGGAAAAATTCCCACTTCAAAGGAATACAACCGCACCTACAAATATCCTGAATACAAATGGTATGCAACTGCCACGATCAGTAATGCCATAGGTCAGGGAGAAGTACTGTTAACGCCTATGCAAATGGCTAATTTTACTGCAGCCATAGCAAACCGGGGGTATTGGTATAAGCCTCATGTGATTAAAAATATTGCCGTAGCCGATACGATACCTACAGAATATACCACGAAGAATGTTACGACTATAGAGCCCAGATATTTTGAACCCGTTGTAGAAGGAATGTTCGATGTTTACAACAGGGGGACAGCTTCGCATATTCAAATTCCCGGAATTGAAATTTGTGGTAAAACGGGAACTGCAGAAAACTACATTCGTATCGATGGTAAAAGAATGCAGCTTACCGATCACTCAATATTTGTCGCTTTTGCTCCAAAGGACGACCCTAAAATTGCGATCGCTGTATTCGTAGAGAACGGATATTGGGGTTCGAGATGGGCAGGAAGAATTGCCGGTTTGATGATAGAGAAATATCTTAGAGGTGAAATTACCCGAACCGATATGGAAAAATTTGTCTTGGAAGGAAGTCTTATGGACGAGTACGAAAAGCCATATTCGGGTGAACCCTTTAGAATTAATAAATAATGGCGCAAGGCAGAGGACTACTTAAATTTGACTGGCTTACTATTTTCATTTATACCGCATTGGTATGTATTGGCTGGTTAAACATTTATTCGGCCTCTTTAAGTGATAGCGCCCAAGGTTTATTTGACTTTGATCAGATCTACGCCAGACAATTGTTATTTATCTTTTTAAGTGTCGTATTGATCATTTTTATTCTGGCAATAGAAGCAAAATTCTACGAACGCTTTTCCAGTATCATTTACATCATCTCCTTACTCTCCCTTGTGGGGCTATTTGTTTTTGGAAAGAATATTAACGGAGCCACCTCATGGTATGCCATTGGTAATTTCACTCTTCAACCCAGTGAATTTGCTAAAGCGGCTACAGCATTGGCTCTGGGAAAGTATGTTAGTGACCTCCAAACCAATATGACAGAATTTAAACATCAGCTTAGAACTTTCATCATCATAATTCTTCCGGCCCTATTGATCATCCCACAGCCCGACCCGGGAAGTGCTTTAATCTATGCGGCATTCATATTTCCCTTGTATCGTGAAGGACTGCATTTTGTGTATCTCCTTCTGGGCTTTTTTGCCGCTGCGCTCTTCGTTTTAACCCTTCTTTTAGGAGTGGTTTGGGTCTCGTTTGGCGTTCTATGTATAGCAGTTCTAATCTTTCTGAAAAACCGAAAAAAACGTCCCAGCTGGTTTAAATATTTCATTATAAGTGCTGCCTGTATCGGTTTTGCGCTATCAGTAAATTATATTTTCGAAAATGTTTTTGAACAAAGACACCGTGATCGGTTTAATATCGTTTTGGGAATGGAAACCGATGCCAAAGGTATTGGTTATAACACCAACCAAAGTGAGATCGCTATCGGCAGTGGCGGCTGGACAGGAAAAGGCTGGACCCAGGGAACTCAAACCAAAGGAAATTTTGTTCCCGAACAGCATACCGATTATATCTTTAGTACAGTTGGTGAAGAATGGGGGTTTTTGGGAAGCATGGTGGTTGTACTTCTGTTTACCGGGTTAATTATAAGAGTGCTTATTCTTTCTGAAAGGCAGAAAAATCAATTTAGCAGGGTATACGGTTATAGTGTGGCGTCCATTCTCTTTATTCACTTTTTTATAAATGTTGGAATGGTCACAGGATTGTTTCCTACCGTGGGGATTCCCCTGCCGTTTTTTAGTTATGGCGGATCGGGATTGTGGGGTTTTACCATCCTGCTCTTTATCTTTGTCAAACTGGATGCCTCAAATTACTACTATACCTAAGCTCCGGAATTAGTTGTATGAAATCATGGATTTCAGAAGGCCTATCTTTTTCCCCAGGCTTTCAGGTCAATTCCGGACTCTATTGCCTGCTGTTCTTGTTGTGTTAGCCTCGGAAAGAAATCAATACCGGTTTTGGCTTCAATGCTATCAATAGGTACTACATAATCGTAGAAAGAGGCGTTGGTGGGTCTGTTCGGAATTAAAAAGCCAATTGCCTTATATTTTCCTTCTGAAGCATCCAGAACAACCTTGTAAAACTCCTCCGGCACCGAAACGTTTTCGGCACCAATTCCTGGCAACCCCTCCTTTAATACCCCTCCGGTGATCACATATACTCCGTCGTATTTCCGGGCCCAGTAGCGCATTTGTTGCTCCAGTTTATTCCAAATGCCCCCGTTGAAGTCGTTGTTTTGCGGACTTATATTACTGGTTAAAAATGTCTCCAGATAGGCATTGAAGGAAAAACGCCGGTCTCCTGCGGGACAAAGGTGTCCCCGATCATAACCACTGTTCTTATAGCTATTCCAATGCGCGGATTTGCTCTTTACCTTGCGGTCCTCAATAAAATCAGGACGCTTGAATTCATTTTTGGATAAATGTTCCTTTAATAACGGATAAGCTACCCATTCGGCCTGTTCGTGATCTTCACTATAGGAAAGTGTGAAATAATTATGTGTAATGACCACCCCTGTGGTAGATGTGGGAAGTAATTTGCCATTAAATTCGGTATTTGATGATTTATATTCCTTATCGGAAACTTCAGGATAGACCTCATTCTTCTGAGAAAAATATTGTTCGGCATAATAAAGACCTACAACCAAAAGTACCGTTAGGATGGGGTATATATATTTTCGACTCACAGTTCTTTTATGTATTAGTTTTTAACGTCAAGTGCATCCCGTAATGCATTCCCAATGAGCATAAAAGCGGTGACCAGACTCATGATCGCCAGTCCGGGAATTATTGCCAGATAAGGTTTACCTAAAATAATATACGCATAATGATCCTTAATGATCCCGCCCCAGCTGGGCATTGGTGGCTGAGCCCCAATTCCCAGAAAACTAAGTCCGCTTTCTATCAGAATTGCGCCCGCAAAATTAGCTGCTGAAATTATGATTACCGGTGCAAGTGCATTAGGTAAGATATGCCGGAAAATTATTCTGAAATCTGTATATCCCAAGGCCCGGGCAGCCGTGACGTACTGCATTTGTTTTACCCCCATGACTTGGCCGCGTACTACTCTGGCTACCTCCACCCACATGGTTAAACCCACGGCAATAAAAACCTGCCAAAAGCCTTTTCCTAAAGCCAACGTGATGGCAATTACGAGTAGTAGTGTAGGAATGGACCAGGTAACATTGATGAGCCACATAATGGCTGCATCTACTTTGCCTCCAAAATATCCGGCAACGGCACCGAGCGTTATCCCCACAAGGAGGGAAATAAAAACAGCAACAAATCCAATGGCCAAAGAGATCCGTATTCCAATGAGCATTCGGCTCAACAGATCTCTCCCGTATTTATCGGTTCCCAGGAGGAATTTTTTTTCAGAAATATAGTGTGTTGCAATTTCGGAACCAGATGCCGCTTCAGGAAACAGATCGGCAGCATACTCTTTCTGAAGCCCGGGACTTCCGTCTGAAGTATATTCTGTAATCACGATACCATCACCCAGTTCTTCATATCCAGAGATCGGGATCTCACTATCGGCATTTTTCCTTCCGAAGAAAAAAACCGAAATCGGATTCTGTTCGTTCACTTCCGAAGGAATGGTAAGCATCTTTACAGTAAACCCCGGGGATTTGCTGTGAACCGATAAGTGCATCTGGTTGGCATTTCGCGAATCATCGGGTGCAAGAGCATAAGCGAATACTGCCGTCAATACGCAAAGCACCAAAAAGCTGAAACTTAAAACGCCCCAGAAGTTCTTTTTGAACTTTTGGAGCGCTATTTTACCTAATGACGACGATCTTTTCACGCTTTAAAGGTAGCTAAATTCTGTATGAAAACAGACC is from Constantimarinum furrinae and encodes:
- the mreC gene encoding rod shape-determining protein MreC: MQQIIFFFIRNKNFLLFAILFVISLGFTLQTHTFHNGKFVSSANFFSGSIYSFRSDITNYFDLKTTNEKLVEENIRLRRLLEGYKENFTMPSVDTTKIPSKYLFFASRVINNNYSRTKNNLTINNGSSDGLEIDMGVITTKGVVGIINSTSKNYATVQSILNTNSQLNAKLKNSNHFGTLTWDTKDPNVVQLIEIPRQATLVVGDTIITGGKSTIFPSGILIGSIEKFKLGKDDSYDIDVRLFNDMTDLNYVYIIENQDAAEILKLEKEMNDAEQ
- a CDS encoding rod shape-determining protein MreD; translation: MQNSEILVNSVRFILLVLLQVLLLNHINFLGFVNPFIYIIFILLFPFNGSKSLLIFLSFLLGLSVDFFGDSGGVHAAACVFIGYIRPLLLKFAFGVSYEYNMVKINKVPLGERLTYISTMVLLHHIILFSLEIFNLSHILLILKSTLFSGIFSILLIMFTLILFSRKS
- the mrdA gene encoding penicillin-binding protein 2, translated to MRKLLLLSIVLITGVVFAGRLFYLQVYDTSFEKLSENNAIKVEYDYPQRGYIYDRNGKLLVSNQPSYDVMVIPRDVNPLDTLEFCKLLKISKEDFISILNKATVYSPRLPSVVIPQLTKEEYAYLSEKMFKYDGFYIQKRSLRDYQVDHSANVLGYIAEVNNAIINKNPYYQMGDLIGMQGVEREYEEVLRGIKGVKYIQKDRFNRDIGPYKEGIFDTLPERGKDITLTIDSDLQEYGEALMINKRGGIVAIEPATGEILSLVTAPNYDPALLVGRERSKNFTKLWYDTIAKPLFDRGLQGEYPPGSPFKTLTALIGLQEEVVDTKETVSCYGGYVYGRGRKLGCHHHYSPLSMVGGIANSCNAYFCTVYRRIIEKYPSPQEGIDNWRNHLLSFGLGDFMGYDLPSGRPGKIPTSKEYNRTYKYPEYKWYATATISNAIGQGEVLLTPMQMANFTAAIANRGYWYKPHVIKNIAVADTIPTEYTTKNVTTIEPRYFEPVVEGMFDVYNRGTASHIQIPGIEICGKTGTAENYIRIDGKRMQLTDHSIFVAFAPKDDPKIAIAVFVENGYWGSRWAGRIAGLMIEKYLRGEITRTDMEKFVLEGSLMDEYEKPYSGEPFRINK
- the rodA gene encoding rod shape-determining protein RodA; amino-acid sequence: MAQGRGLLKFDWLTIFIYTALVCIGWLNIYSASLSDSAQGLFDFDQIYARQLLFIFLSVVLIIFILAIEAKFYERFSSIIYIISLLSLVGLFVFGKNINGATSWYAIGNFTLQPSEFAKAATALALGKYVSDLQTNMTEFKHQLRTFIIIILPALLIIPQPDPGSALIYAAFIFPLYREGLHFVYLLLGFFAAALFVLTLLLGVVWVSFGVLCIAVLIFLKNRKKRPSWFKYFIISAACIGFALSVNYIFENVFEQRHRDRFNIVLGMETDAKGIGYNTNQSEIAIGSGGWTGKGWTQGTQTKGNFVPEQHTDYIFSTVGEEWGFLGSMVVVLLFTGLIIRVLILSERQKNQFSRVYGYSVASILFIHFFINVGMVTGLFPTVGIPLPFFSYGGSGLWGFTILLFIFVKLDASNYYYT
- a CDS encoding DNA/RNA non-specific endonuclease, coding for MSRKYIYPILTVLLVVGLYYAEQYFSQKNEVYPEVSDKEYKSSNTEFNGKLLPTSTTGVVITHNYFTLSYSEDHEQAEWVAYPLLKEHLSKNEFKRPDFIEDRKVKSKSAHWNSYKNSGYDRGHLCPAGDRRFSFNAYLETFLTSNISPQNNDFNGGIWNKLEQQMRYWARKYDGVYVITGGVLKEGLPGIGAENVSVPEEFYKVVLDASEGKYKAIGFLIPNRPTNASFYDYVVPIDSIEAKTGIDFFPRLTQQEQQAIESGIDLKAWGKR
- a CDS encoding ABC transporter permease, producing MKRSSSLGKIALQKFKKNFWGVLSFSFLVLCVLTAVFAYALAPDDSRNANQMHLSVHSKSPGFTVKMLTIPSEVNEQNPISVFFFGRKNADSEIPISGYEELGDGIVITEYTSDGSPGLQKEYAADLFPEAASGSEIATHYISEKKFLLGTDKYGRDLLSRMLIGIRISLAIGFVAVFISLLVGITLGAVAGYFGGKVDAAIMWLINVTWSIPTLLLVIAITLALGKGFWQVFIAVGLTMWVEVARVVRGQVMGVKQMQYVTAARALGYTDFRIIFRHILPNALAPVIIISAANFAGAILIESGLSFLGIGAQPPMPSWGGIIKDHYAYIILGKPYLAIIPGLAIMSLVTAFMLIGNALRDALDVKN